In the Jatrophihabitans endophyticus genome, one interval contains:
- a CDS encoding glycosyltransferase family 4 protein — protein sequence MRVSFVSQWYAPEFGDGGVPKEIVTALAGLGHDMQVLTGFPNYPDGKVFPGYRQRFHQRDVVDSVPVHRAPLYPSHDTRLLRRAANYLSFATSASMVAASTLPVADATLVYSSPITAALPAMAIKARRGTPFVLLVEDMWPQSVTASGMSQGSADGPAQRALHRLCDAIYRSAGAIAVTSPGMAELIADRGIDRDKVHFVPNWVDEDRYRPQPFDSRLKSSLGLTRPFTVMYAGNLGEAQGLETVIDAAALLREHADIDVALVGGGVAEPALRRRAADARLDNIHFLGSKPPAEMPSVLAVADLHLVSLRPTELFRRTLPSKIQSLLAAGQPVLGCVEGDAAALIERSGAGWTTTPGEAAELAAAVARIATVETASLAQRGAAGREYYLAHLSRRAGARALSDLLAGVRQTPGARGEDGR from the coding sequence ATGAGGGTGTCGTTCGTGTCGCAGTGGTACGCGCCCGAGTTCGGTGACGGCGGCGTGCCGAAGGAGATCGTCACCGCCCTCGCCGGGCTCGGCCACGACATGCAGGTGCTGACGGGGTTCCCCAACTATCCCGACGGCAAGGTCTTCCCGGGGTACCGGCAGCGGTTCCACCAGCGTGACGTCGTGGACTCGGTGCCCGTCCATCGCGCCCCGCTGTACCCCAGCCACGACACGCGCCTGCTGCGACGGGCCGCGAACTACCTGAGTTTCGCGACGAGCGCCAGCATGGTCGCGGCCTCGACCCTGCCGGTGGCCGACGCGACCCTCGTCTACTCGAGCCCGATCACCGCGGCCCTGCCGGCGATGGCGATCAAGGCGCGGCGGGGGACGCCGTTCGTGCTCCTGGTCGAGGACATGTGGCCCCAGAGCGTCACGGCGAGCGGGATGTCGCAGGGCTCGGCCGACGGCCCCGCCCAGCGCGCCCTGCACCGGCTGTGCGACGCCATCTACCGCAGCGCCGGCGCGATCGCGGTCACGTCGCCGGGGATGGCCGAGCTGATCGCCGACCGCGGGATCGACCGCGACAAGGTGCACTTCGTGCCCAACTGGGTGGACGAGGACCGGTACCGGCCGCAGCCGTTCGATTCGCGGCTCAAGAGCTCGCTCGGCCTGACACGGCCGTTCACCGTCATGTATGCGGGCAATCTCGGCGAGGCCCAGGGGCTCGAGACCGTGATCGACGCCGCCGCCCTGCTGCGCGAGCACGCCGACATCGACGTGGCGCTGGTGGGGGGCGGGGTCGCCGAGCCGGCATTGCGCCGGCGGGCCGCCGACGCCCGGCTCGACAACATCCACTTCCTGGGCTCCAAGCCGCCGGCGGAGATGCCGTCGGTGCTGGCGGTCGCCGACCTGCACCTCGTCTCGCTGCGACCTACCGAGCTGTTCCGGCGCACCCTGCCGAGCAAGATCCAGTCGCTGTTGGCCGCCGGACAACCGGTGCTCGGCTGCGTCGAGGGCGACGCCGCCGCCCTGATCGAGCGTTCGGGAGCGGGCTGGACGACGACTCCGGGCGAGGCCGCCGAACTCGCGGCCGCGGTGGCCCGGATCGCCACGGTCGAGACCGCGTCGCTGGCGCAGCGCGGAGCCGCGGGGCGCGAGTACTACCTGGCCCATTTGTCGCGGCGTGCCGGTGCGCGGGCGCTGTCGGACCTGCTGGCCGGCGTTCGGCAGACCCCCGGGGCTCGCGGCGAGGACGGCCGGTGA